One window of the Canis aureus isolate CA01 chromosome 17, VMU_Caureus_v.1.0, whole genome shotgun sequence genome contains the following:
- the LOC144287921 gene encoding uncharacterized protein LOC144287921, with the protein MAVSQSKWINRDRILHLFSSVFSCTQDQNKLKHESHEVEKNLQRDNKVSRDENKALRKENKSLWGENKALRRENKAFRMDQLIPEVNQSLREQNEVLWKFKNVILESQNPAGEKINALNTERKFYWQQNRGLKAQIKALREQEKAFQTEAKALQEEIRSLHEEIKALKHQERAIKMEEQALMKEGIAIEMEEKALWEEAQALREENMALREENRALQEEEKALLEEAKVLEEWNKILQFTLAGKKHKNKTKQKN; encoded by the coding sequence ATGGCTGTCTCTCAATCAAAGTGGATAAATAGAGACAGAATATTGCACttgttttcatctgttttctcttgTACCCAAGATCAAAATAAGCTCAAACATGAGTCTCACGAGGTCGAAAAAAATCTTCAGAGAGACAATAAGGTGTCCAGGGATGAGAACAAGGctcttagaaaagaaaacaaatccctCTGGGGAGAAAATAAAGCTCTTCGACGAGAAAACAAAGCCTTCCGAATGGACCAGTTGATCCCGGAGGTAAATCAGTCCTTGAGAGAGCAAAACGAGGTCCTATGGAAGTTTAAAAATGTGATCTTAGAGAGCCAAAATCCagcaggggaaaaaatcaatgctttgaacacagaaagaaagttttattggcaACAGAATCGAGGCCTAAAAGCTCAGATCAAGGCTCTCAGAGAACAGGAGAAGGCCTTTCAGACTGAGGCAAAAGCTCTTCAGGAAGAAATAAGGTCTCTCCATGAGGAGATAAAAGCCTTGAAACACCAGGAGAGAGCAATCAAGATGGAGGAACAAGCCCTCATGAAAGAAGGAATAGCAATAGAGATGGAAGAAAAAGCTCTGTGGGAGGAGGCACAGGCTCTTCGTGAGGAGAACATGGCTCTTAGAGAAGAAAACCGAGCTCTTCAAGAGGAGGAAAAAGCCCTTCTGGAAGAGGCAAAGGTCCTTGAGGAGTGGAATAAGATTCTTCAGTTCACACTTGCTGGAAAAAAGcacaagaataaaacaaagcaaaagaattga